A region from the Chloroflexota bacterium genome encodes:
- a CDS encoding transposase — protein sequence MLAPLLPVYVNRHRFGGGRPRVPDRQCANGIFYVLRTGCQWKALDTTGICSGSTAHLRFQEWVEAGV from the coding sequence ATGCTGGCCCCCTTACTTCCCGTGTATGTAAATCGGCATCGCTTTGGCGGCGGTCGACCCCGCGTCCCAGATCGCCAATGCGCCAATGGCATTTTCTATGTTCTGCGCACCGGCTGCCAATGGAAGGCCTTGGACACGACGGGGATCTGTTCCGGCTCAACGGCCCACCTTCGCTTTCAAGAATGGGTCGAAGCCGGGGTGT
- a CDS encoding ABC transporter ATP-binding protein, whose protein sequence is MINNGQPAIEARGLRKTYGKHEAVKHVDLTIHPGEIVGFLGPNGAGKTTTLKMLTGLLKPTAGQAAIVGHDIQKEPVKAKAAFGYVPDAPNLYAKLSGWEFLRFISRLYRVPKEHAERRANELLKLFELSNAASDLIEGYSHGMQQKMALAGALIHDPQVLFLDEPTVGLDPKSARLIKDMLGQLRDRGTAVFFSTHILEIAERMCDRVIIINQGEIVASGTLAELRASEGHGSLEDIFLSVTGGAEYAEIAQVLS, encoded by the coding sequence ATGATCAACAACGGCCAACCCGCCATTGAAGCGCGGGGATTGAGAAAGACGTATGGCAAACACGAAGCAGTCAAACATGTTGACCTGACCATTCACCCCGGCGAGATCGTCGGCTTTCTCGGCCCCAACGGCGCGGGCAAGACCACCACACTCAAAATGCTCACCGGCCTGCTCAAACCCACCGCCGGTCAGGCCGCCATCGTCGGCCACGACATTCAAAAAGAGCCGGTCAAGGCCAAAGCCGCATTTGGCTACGTGCCCGACGCGCCCAACCTGTATGCCAAACTCAGCGGCTGGGAGTTTCTGCGTTTCATCAGCCGCCTCTATCGTGTGCCGAAAGAGCACGCCGAACGGCGCGCCAACGAATTGCTGAAGTTATTCGAGTTGTCGAACGCGGCCAGCGATCTGATCGAAGGCTACAGTCACGGCATGCAACAAAAGATGGCCCTGGCCGGGGCGTTGATCCACGATCCGCAAGTGCTCTTCCTCGACGAGCCGACCGTTGGCCTTGATCCGAAATCGGCGCGTTTGATCAAGGACATGCTCGGCCAACTGCGCGACCGGGGAACCGCCGTGTTTTTTTCCACCCATATTCTGGAAATCGCCGAGCGCATGTGCGACCGGGTCATCATCATCAACCAGGGCGAGATTGTGGCCTCCGGCACGCTGGCCGAACTGCGGGCCAGTGAGGGCCACGGTTCGTTGGAAGACATCTTCCTGAGTGTCACCGGCGGCGCAGAGTACGCCGAGATCGCGCAAGTGCTGTCATGA
- a CDS encoding MFS transporter has translation MLWTALQDRRFARLFYATLISQIGTQIDRIALLVLVYQQTRDALWVSLMLGVQLAATLILSPILSAWAENQERRRLLVLSDLLRAPLVALIPLVGLRSLPALIGLLIALEALRLLHDPVAQSVIPELIPPDRLDSANSLMLFTQRFAEVAFVGLAGILVAAVGPASAFWIDAASYALSGLLLLKLPRLEAAAPARVTYWVRVREGMGHIVGQPIIRRTIGTLVVAAMFGSMELVLGIVLAVSVLRVGSTGFGLMEAAIALGAVIGLALVPSLTTRLPRERLFFFSLLAFGLFEASIGAWPNFFWVLIAYFMTGLLNMLFLIPARTLLQLHTPPELRTRVFAAFGALMRGAVLVGTIAGGALEPALGAPLVIIVAGLFVTGVSAWALWRGGIVKQSAEADPSAEPRLA, from the coding sequence ATGCTCTGGACTGCCTTGCAAGATCGGCGCTTTGCGCGCCTCTTTTACGCCACACTGATCTCACAGATCGGGACTCAGATTGACCGCATCGCTCTGCTGGTGCTGGTCTATCAGCAGACGCGGGATGCCCTGTGGGTTTCGCTGATGCTGGGCGTGCAACTGGCCGCCACCCTGATCCTCAGCCCCATCCTCTCGGCGTGGGCCGAGAACCAGGAACGCCGCCGCCTGCTCGTCCTCTCCGATCTTCTACGCGCGCCGCTGGTAGCCCTGATCCCCCTCGTTGGCCTGCGCTCACTGCCGGCATTGATCGGCTTGCTGATCGCACTCGAGGCCTTGCGTCTTCTGCACGACCCGGTGGCCCAGTCCGTGATCCCGGAATTGATTCCGCCAGACCGATTGGACTCGGCCAACAGTTTGATGCTCTTCACACAACGTTTCGCAGAAGTGGCCTTCGTTGGGTTGGCCGGTATTTTGGTAGCCGCCGTTGGCCCGGCCTCGGCCTTCTGGATTGACGCCGCCAGTTACGCACTCTCCGGCCTCCTCCTGCTGAAATTACCGCGCCTGGAAGCGGCGGCCCCAGCTCGCGTCACGTATTGGGTGCGCGTTCGAGAAGGCATGGGACATATCGTGGGCCAACCCATCATCCGCCGCACTATCGGCACGCTTGTCGTGGCCGCTATGTTTGGCTCGATGGAACTGGTGCTGGGCATTGTGCTGGCTGTGTCGGTGCTGAGAGTCGGGTCAACCGGGTTCGGCTTGATGGAGGCGGCTATCGCGTTGGGGGCCGTCATCGGGTTGGCGCTGGTTCCGTCGCTCACGACCCGGCTTCCGCGCGAGCGACTGTTCTTCTTCAGCCTGCTGGCCTTCGGCCTGTTCGAGGCCTCCATCGGCGCCTGGCCCAATTTCTTCTGGGTGCTGATCGCTTACTTTATGACCGGCCTCCTCAACATGCTCTTTCTCATCCCGGCGCGCACCCTCCTGCAACTTCACACTCCGCCCGAACTGCGAACCCGTGTCTTCGCCGCGTTTGGCGCGCTGATGCGTGGCGCAGTGCTGGTGGGCACAATCGCCGGCGGGGCGTTGGAACCGGCGCTGGGTGCGCCACTGGTCATCATTGTGGCCGGGTTGTTTGTGACAGGAGTGAGCGCCTGGGCATTGTGGCGCGGCGGCATCGTGAAGCAATCCGCTGAGGCCGACCCTTCGGCAGAGCCTCGGCTGGCTTAG